A single Curtobacterium sp. MCJR17_020 DNA region contains:
- a CDS encoding NAD(P)/FAD-dependent oxidoreductase: protein MVDAVVVGAGPNGLAAAVTLARAGLSVEVVERNDTIGGGARTAELTLPGFLHDVCSAVHPMALQSEFFRLFRMEERIELRLPEVQYGHPLDGGRAGIAYQDLERTAAELGVDGPAFRNLMGPLARAADQVADFATDALLHVPRHPLTVLRFGLRALEQGSSAWNARFRQDAAPAMVSGVAAHSIQHMPSLSTAAAALSLGAYAHARGWPVPIGGSQAIVDALADDLVAHGGRIVTGHEVRSLGDLTPAKAVLFDTSVPGMLRIAGSQIPTPKRGALRRFRFGNAAAKVDFALSDPVPWTNEALRRSGTVHIGGTRAEIAAAEGSVARGQHAEQPYVLGSEPTVVDPTRAPRGKHVFWAYAHVPAGSDVDQTEAITRQVERFAPGFRDTILHTSSRTAAHMSDHNPNYVGGDIAAGAASFWQLVKRPVLSSDPWRMGGGMYLCSESSAPGPGVHGMAGWRAAKSALRHTFGLPDDVDLTPEG from the coding sequence ATGGTTGATGCGGTGGTCGTCGGTGCCGGTCCGAACGGACTCGCGGCGGCGGTGACGCTCGCCCGTGCGGGCCTGTCCGTCGAGGTGGTCGAACGGAACGACACGATCGGCGGTGGTGCCCGCACAGCCGAGCTCACCCTGCCGGGGTTCCTGCACGACGTCTGCTCGGCCGTGCACCCGATGGCCCTGCAGTCCGAGTTCTTCCGGCTGTTCCGGATGGAGGAGCGCATCGAGCTCCGTCTGCCCGAGGTGCAGTACGGGCACCCGCTCGACGGGGGTCGCGCGGGCATCGCGTACCAGGACCTCGAGCGGACAGCCGCCGAGCTGGGCGTGGACGGCCCGGCCTTCCGGAACCTGATGGGCCCGCTCGCCCGCGCGGCCGACCAGGTCGCTGACTTCGCCACCGACGCCCTCCTGCACGTGCCGCGCCACCCGCTCACGGTGCTGCGGTTCGGCCTGCGCGCACTCGAGCAGGGCAGCAGCGCCTGGAACGCCCGCTTCCGCCAGGACGCCGCCCCGGCGATGGTGTCCGGCGTCGCCGCGCACTCCATCCAGCACATGCCCTCGCTGTCGACGGCCGCCGCGGCGCTGTCGCTCGGCGCCTACGCGCACGCCCGCGGCTGGCCCGTGCCGATCGGCGGCAGCCAGGCGATCGTGGACGCGCTCGCCGACGACCTCGTCGCGCACGGCGGACGGATCGTCACCGGGCACGAGGTCCGGTCGCTCGGCGACCTCACCCCGGCGAAGGCGGTGCTCTTCGACACGAGTGTCCCCGGCATGCTGCGGATCGCCGGCTCGCAGATCCCCACGCCGAAGCGCGGTGCGCTCCGCCGGTTCCGGTTCGGCAACGCGGCCGCGAAGGTCGACTTCGCGCTGTCCGACCCGGTGCCGTGGACGAACGAGGCGCTGCGCCGGTCCGGCACGGTGCACATCGGCGGGACACGAGCCGAGATCGCGGCGGCGGAGGGCTCGGTCGCGCGCGGCCAGCACGCCGAACAGCCGTACGTGCTCGGCTCCGAGCCGACCGTCGTCGACCCGACCCGTGCGCCGCGGGGCAAGCACGTCTTCTGGGCCTACGCGCACGTACCGGCGGGGTCCGACGTCGACCAGACCGAGGCGATCACGCGCCAGGTCGAACGGTTCGCGCCGGGGTTCCGTGACACGATCCTGCACACGTCGAGTCGGACGGCCGCACACATGTCGGACCACAACCCGAACTACGTCGGCGGCGACATCGCCGCCGGTGCCGCGAGCTTCTGGCAGCTCGTGAAGCGCCCGGTGCTGTCCAGCGACCCGTGGCGGATGGGCGGCGGCATGTACCTGTGCTCCGAGTCGTCCGCGCCCGGCCCCGGCGTGCACGGCATGGCTGGTTGGCGTGCCGCGAAGAGCGCACTCCGGCACACCTTCGGGCTGCCCGACGACGTCGACCTCACCCCGGAAGGCTGA
- a CDS encoding GNAT family protein — translation MAAFGRDLGDGYTLTLRDLTTVDPVLELVRANLDRLRAAEPWAWDPQDRETIGLHTERLLGQFAMDRALPCVIRSDDRIVGVASLTFDPYLGQASLGYWVDAGHEGRGVAGRAAGVLVEVARARGTARLEIRTGVDNVRSRALAERLGFAHEGTLRGALPLGPVRADVAVYGLLL, via the coding sequence GTGGCGGCATTCGGGCGGGACCTCGGCGACGGGTACACGCTGACGCTGCGCGACCTGACGACGGTCGACCCGGTCCTGGAACTCGTGCGCGCGAACCTGGACCGGCTGCGTGCGGCCGAACCGTGGGCGTGGGATCCGCAGGACCGCGAGACCATCGGACTGCACACCGAACGGCTGCTCGGCCAGTTCGCGATGGACCGCGCGCTCCCCTGCGTCATCCGTTCCGACGACCGCATCGTCGGGGTGGCGTCGCTGACCTTCGACCCGTACCTGGGCCAGGCGTCACTCGGCTACTGGGTGGACGCCGGACACGAGGGCCGCGGTGTCGCGGGGCGGGCCGCCGGGGTCCTGGTCGAGGTCGCGCGGGCACGCGGCACCGCACGGCTCGAGATCCGGACCGGCGTCGACAACGTCCGCAGCCGCGCGCTGGCCGAACGGCTCGGGTTCGCCCATGAGGGGACCCTGCGGGGCGCGCTGCCGCTCGGGCCCGTCCGCGCCGACGTCGCCGTCTACGGCCTGCTGCTCTAG
- a CDS encoding glycine betaine ABC transporter substrate-binding protein: MNRRTRRLRRGAAVALAGTTALVLAGCGLQPATSFVPEAGPGTIERIDDLPDGAHITVTSKNFTEQLVLGKIAVLAAKAAGFDVTDETNVPGSVAVRELMTSHGADFTYEYTGTAWLTFMGHAEGIPDKTEQWEAVKKEDAGNGLTWLNPAPMNNTYAFAVRDEAVKELDDVKTLSDIAKLPVDERTFCVESEFNSRADGFKPMLEKYGLELGGSGENGIPSDNVSILDTGTVYTATDRGKCNFGEVFTTDGRIKSLGLTVLEDDKGFFPAYNVAPVLDSATLKEYPQLADVYDQISPKLTDAVLQELNRQVDVEGREPADVAFDWMVKEGFITKP, translated from the coding sequence ATGAACCGCCGTACCCGCCGCCTCCGCCGCGGGGCCGCCGTCGCGCTCGCCGGCACCACCGCGCTCGTCCTGGCCGGCTGCGGCCTGCAGCCCGCGACGTCCTTCGTCCCCGAGGCCGGTCCCGGCACCATCGAGCGCATCGACGACCTGCCGGACGGCGCCCACATCACCGTGACGTCGAAGAACTTCACCGAGCAGCTCGTGCTCGGCAAGATCGCCGTGCTCGCCGCGAAGGCCGCCGGGTTCGACGTCACCGACGAGACCAACGTGCCGGGCAGCGTCGCCGTCCGCGAGTTGATGACCTCGCACGGTGCCGACTTCACGTACGAGTACACCGGCACCGCCTGGCTGACCTTCATGGGCCACGCCGAGGGGATCCCGGACAAGACCGAGCAGTGGGAAGCGGTCAAGAAGGAGGACGCCGGCAACGGGCTCACGTGGCTGAACCCGGCGCCGATGAACAACACCTACGCGTTCGCGGTCCGGGACGAGGCGGTCAAGGAGCTCGACGACGTCAAGACCCTGTCCGACATCGCGAAGCTCCCCGTCGACGAGCGCACCTTCTGCGTGGAGTCGGAGTTCAACTCGCGTGCCGACGGGTTCAAGCCGATGCTCGAGAAGTACGGGTTGGAGCTCGGCGGTTCGGGGGAGAACGGGATCCCCAGTGACAACGTCAGCATCCTCGACACCGGCACGGTCTACACGGCCACCGACCGGGGCAAGTGCAACTTCGGCGAGGTCTTCACCACCGACGGCCGCATCAAGTCGCTCGGCCTGACCGTGCTCGAGGACGACAAGGGCTTCTTCCCGGCGTACAACGTCGCGCCGGTGCTCGACTCGGCCACGCTCAAGGAGTACCCGCAGCTGGCGGACGTCTACGACCAGATCTCGCCGAAGCTCACCGACGCGGTACTGCAGGAACTGAACCGTCAGGTCGACGTCGAGGGACGTGAGCCGGCCGACGTCGCCTTCGACTGGATGGTGAAGGAGGGCTTCATCACGAAGCCGTGA
- a CDS encoding DinB family protein: MSSTDAVPEVHPATTTGLASSGNSVLSDEGASSDTDPLASAAAVKRTLHRYLQKHRAALLGKLDGLAERQARWPVTPTGTNVLGLVKHVAGVQAGYFGEVFGRPLPDAPAWLESEDGEDMYATLDETLDDVVAFHHRSAAHADATIEALDLDARGTVPWWPEEHREVTLHRILVHMAYETARHAGHADIVREMLDGLAGDGDGNLADKSPEAWVLWREQLVDIAERSGLRGLAT, encoded by the coding sequence ATGAGCAGCACCGACGCCGTCCCCGAGGTCCACCCCGCGACGACCACCGGTCTCGCGTCCAGCGGGAACTCGGTCCTTTCGGACGAGGGCGCGTCGTCGGACACCGATCCCCTGGCCTCGGCCGCTGCGGTGAAGCGGACGCTGCACCGGTACCTGCAGAAGCACCGCGCCGCGCTGCTCGGCAAGCTCGACGGCCTGGCCGAACGGCAGGCCCGCTGGCCGGTGACCCCGACCGGTACGAACGTGCTCGGGCTGGTGAAGCACGTCGCCGGTGTGCAGGCCGGGTACTTCGGCGAGGTCTTCGGTCGGCCGCTGCCCGACGCGCCCGCCTGGCTCGAGTCGGAGGACGGCGAGGACATGTACGCGACGCTCGACGAGACCCTGGACGACGTCGTGGCCTTCCACCACCGCAGTGCTGCGCACGCCGACGCGACCATCGAAGCGCTCGACCTCGACGCCCGCGGCACCGTCCCCTGGTGGCCGGAGGAGCACCGCGAGGTCACACTCCACCGCATCCTGGTGCACATGGCGTACGAGACGGCCCGGCACGCGGGGCACGCCGACATCGTCCGCGAGATGCTCGACGGACTGGCGGGCGACGGGGACGGCAACCTGGCCGACAAGAGCCCCGAAGCGTGGGTCCTCTGGCGCGAGCAGCTCGTCGACATCGCCGAGCGGTCCGGCCTGCGGGGCCTGGCCACGTAG
- a CDS encoding TetR/AcrR family transcriptional regulator gives MPDTAPATEMGLRDRKRLETRHRIAEAARSLALEQDIDHTTIEQIAARAEVSPRTFFNYFESKEDAVLGHTELDLDAETLAAHLETVAGEPAAQAVVDLAFLVFGSSFGDEHERLARKEVIVRFPQLMRRQVSRMTTVAEAMTGAVRTILERDPAWGPDAATPQAAEMLLGMCMTGLRSSARHEGSDPEEVRARVVASIRDTAARVTAS, from the coding sequence ATGCCCGACACCGCGCCCGCCACCGAGATGGGTCTGCGCGACCGCAAGCGCCTCGAGACACGCCACCGCATCGCGGAGGCGGCTCGGTCCCTCGCGCTCGAGCAGGACATCGACCACACCACGATCGAACAGATCGCCGCACGCGCCGAGGTGTCGCCCCGCACGTTCTTCAACTACTTCGAGAGCAAGGAGGACGCGGTCCTCGGGCACACCGAGCTCGACCTGGACGCCGAGACCCTGGCGGCGCACCTCGAGACCGTCGCGGGGGAGCCGGCTGCGCAGGCCGTGGTCGACCTGGCGTTCCTGGTGTTCGGCTCGTCGTTCGGCGACGAGCACGAGCGGCTTGCCCGGAAGGAGGTCATCGTGCGCTTCCCGCAACTCATGCGCCGCCAGGTCAGCCGGATGACGACCGTGGCCGAGGCGATGACGGGTGCGGTGCGCACGATTCTCGAGCGCGACCCGGCCTGGGGGCCGGACGCCGCGACCCCGCAGGCGGCCGAGATGCTGCTCGGCATGTGCATGACCGGCCTGCGGAGTTCGGCGCGGCACGAGGGTTCCGATCCGGAAGAGGTCCGCGCCCGCGTCGTCGCGTCGATCCGCGACACGGCTGCGCGGGTCACGGCTTCGTGA
- a CDS encoding ABC transporter permease — MFQYVVERWSQIWFSSWQHFSLVVQCTVLATVIAVVLATLVYRSPRLTSVANGVSAIGLTLPSFAVIGLLIVPLGFGVLPSVVTVVFFAALPILRNAVVGLAEIPPSVVESARGIGMSRFRTLVQVELPMAWPIILSGVRVSAQMVMGIAAIAAYALGPGLGGFIFSGLSRLGGANALYSVVVGVVGVVLLALVLDLLLLGLGRLTISRGIRVQH; from the coding sequence GTGTTCCAGTACGTCGTGGAGCGATGGAGCCAGATCTGGTTCTCGTCGTGGCAGCACTTCTCACTGGTGGTCCAGTGCACGGTGCTCGCCACGGTCATCGCCGTGGTGCTCGCCACACTCGTCTACCGCAGTCCCCGCCTGACCTCCGTCGCGAACGGGGTGTCCGCCATCGGCCTCACCCTGCCGTCCTTCGCGGTCATCGGCCTGCTCATCGTCCCGCTCGGCTTCGGTGTCCTGCCGTCGGTGGTCACCGTCGTCTTCTTCGCCGCGCTCCCCATCCTGCGCAACGCGGTCGTCGGCCTCGCCGAGATCCCGCCGAGCGTGGTCGAGTCCGCGCGCGGCATCGGCATGAGCCGGTTCCGGACCCTCGTGCAGGTCGAACTGCCGATGGCCTGGCCGATCATCCTGAGCGGCGTCCGCGTGTCCGCCCAGATGGTGATGGGCATCGCGGCCATCGCCGCGTACGCGCTCGGCCCCGGGCTCGGCGGCTTCATCTTCTCCGGACTCTCGCGCCTCGGCGGCGCGAACGCCCTGTACTCCGTGGTCGTCGGGGTGGTCGGCGTCGTCCTGCTCGCCCTCGTCCTCGACCTGCTCCTCCTCGGCCTCGGCCGCCTGACCATCTCGAGAGGTATCCGTGTCCAGCACTGA
- a CDS encoding aminoglycoside phosphotransferase family protein — protein MPTPPAEVDVDVPLVRALLRDQHPDLADLPLVVVANGWDNVIVRLGDEYAVRLPRRELAARLVEHEQRWLPEIAARVAPVVPVPAPVRVGRPALGYPWSWSVVPWLPGAPVGERAAGVQAAEALAEFVRLLHVPAPADAPANPFRAVPLAMRSDAVLTRLATQDVPRAVELAAVWRTAAALPTHTGPPVWVHGDLHPFNLLVDRTPDGDERLSAVVDFGDVTSGDPAVDLATAWLTLDREARHAFRTLVAAPDVTWGRARGWAIALASALATSDERAFRSVARRSIDAVLDG, from the coding sequence GTGCCCACACCACCGGCAGAGGTCGACGTCGACGTCCCGCTCGTCCGGGCCCTGCTGCGAGACCAGCACCCCGACCTGGCGGACCTGCCGCTCGTGGTCGTCGCGAACGGCTGGGACAACGTCATCGTGCGGCTCGGCGACGAGTACGCCGTGCGCTTGCCGCGTCGGGAGCTCGCGGCACGCCTGGTCGAGCACGAGCAGCGGTGGCTTCCGGAGATCGCCGCCCGCGTCGCACCGGTGGTCCCGGTGCCGGCTCCGGTGCGCGTGGGCCGTCCGGCGCTCGGGTACCCCTGGTCGTGGAGCGTCGTCCCGTGGCTCCCGGGAGCACCCGTCGGTGAACGTGCTGCCGGCGTCCAGGCCGCCGAGGCCCTCGCGGAGTTCGTGCGACTGCTGCACGTGCCGGCTCCGGCGGATGCTCCGGCGAACCCGTTCCGTGCGGTGCCGCTGGCGATGCGCAGCGACGCCGTCCTGACGCGACTCGCCACGCAGGACGTGCCCCGGGCCGTGGAGCTGGCAGCGGTCTGGCGGACCGCGGCGGCGTTGCCGACGCACACCGGGCCTCCCGTCTGGGTGCACGGCGACCTGCACCCGTTCAACCTGCTCGTGGACCGCACGCCGGACGGCGACGAACGCCTGTCGGCGGTCGTCGACTTCGGCGACGTGACCTCGGGGGACCCCGCCGTCGACCTCGCCACCGCCTGGCTGACGCTCGATCGGGAGGCCCGCCACGCGTTCCGGACGCTGGTCGCCGCTCCGGACGTCACCTGGGGACGCGCGCGCGGGTGGGCGATCGCGCTCGCCTCGGCGCTCGCGACGTCCGACGAACGCGCCTTCCGGAGCGTCGCGCGGCGCAGCATCGACGCGGTGCTGGACGGCTGA
- a CDS encoding SRPBCC family protein — protein sequence MAKNVRILHCAPEDVFDVLGDGWLYTTWVVGASRMRAQEPGWPQVGTHLHHSFGAWPLVIDDVTTSLVWDPPHRMVIQPKGWPIGEARVELTVEPHRKGCKVTIVENAVAGPGAWVPDFLMQPLIWVRNHETLRRLGWVAVGRAANA from the coding sequence ATGGCGAAGAACGTCCGCATCCTGCACTGTGCTCCCGAGGACGTCTTCGACGTGCTCGGCGACGGCTGGCTCTACACGACCTGGGTGGTCGGCGCCTCACGGATGCGCGCGCAGGAGCCCGGTTGGCCGCAGGTCGGCACGCACCTGCACCACTCGTTCGGTGCCTGGCCGCTCGTCATCGACGACGTCACGACCTCGTTGGTGTGGGACCCGCCGCACCGCATGGTGATCCAGCCGAAGGGGTGGCCGATCGGTGAGGCCCGCGTGGAGCTGACCGTGGAGCCGCACCGCAAGGGCTGCAAGGTGACGATCGTCGAGAACGCGGTCGCCGGTCCGGGCGCCTGGGTCCCCGACTTCCTCATGCAGCCGCTCATCTGGGTCCGCAACCACGAGACGCTGCGCCGACTCGGGTGGGTGGC
- a CDS encoding ABC transporter permease, protein MSAVAAGPATGASTSWKGLLFQPIAILVVLAGFAIWLATADLTPTERTTLNPSDILALTGQHLVLTLQSTVLVLVIGIPLGIVLTRGPLRRASPYVLAVANFGQAAPAVGLIVLLAAWLGLNSWSAVVALVLYAILPVLRNTMIGVQSVDSRLVEAGRGMGMSAFSVLMRVELPLAVPVMLSGIRTALVLLVGTASLATFVGAGGLGLLITTGVTLFLPKVLVAGALLVALLALSIDWLGRVVETVARPKGLR, encoded by the coding sequence GTGAGTGCTGTCGCCGCCGGGCCCGCCACCGGCGCCAGCACGTCCTGGAAGGGCTTGCTGTTCCAGCCGATCGCGATCCTCGTCGTGCTCGCCGGGTTCGCGATCTGGCTCGCCACGGCGGACCTGACCCCGACCGAGCGCACGACGCTCAACCCGTCGGACATCCTGGCGCTCACCGGCCAGCACCTGGTGCTCACGCTGCAGTCGACGGTGCTGGTGCTCGTGATCGGCATCCCGCTCGGCATCGTGCTCACGCGCGGACCGCTGCGTCGGGCGAGCCCGTACGTGCTCGCCGTCGCGAACTTCGGGCAGGCGGCCCCCGCTGTCGGCCTGATCGTGCTGCTCGCCGCGTGGCTCGGCCTGAACAGCTGGTCCGCCGTGGTCGCGCTCGTGCTCTACGCGATCCTGCCGGTCCTCCGGAACACCATGATCGGCGTGCAGAGCGTCGACTCGCGGCTCGTCGAGGCCGGCCGTGGCATGGGCATGAGCGCGTTCAGCGTGCTGATGCGCGTCGAGCTGCCCCTCGCGGTGCCGGTCATGCTGTCCGGCATCCGGACGGCGCTCGTGCTGCTCGTCGGCACCGCGAGCCTGGCAACCTTCGTCGGCGCTGGTGGCCTCGGGCTCCTCATCACGACCGGCGTGACGCTCTTCCTGCCGAAGGTGCTCGTCGCCGGGGCGCTCCTCGTGGCGCTCCTCGCCCTCTCCATCGACTGGCTCGGCCGCGTGGTCGAGACCGTCGCACGTCCGAAGGGACTCCGATGA
- a CDS encoding ABC transporter permease: MNFLDLLRTAVSNTFRSKLRTTLTVIAIFIGAFTITLTSAIGTGVSNYIDTQVSSIGDTGSLTITKAVDTASTDSGPAEYDPDESGQSVDRGPASFSYLSQSDVDDIRAIDGIKSIRPAVALAPKYAEHDDDGKYVVSLTANAGELDADLASGKQLDDDTDANQVILPTNYLENLGLGSAKAAVGKELTFAVDDYQGKEHTLTATVVGVQNESLFGGGAGANAALTDAMQAAQEIGKPDSIATSYASATATLDSGASATTVKKALSDDGFLGQTIQDQLGQFQTVISGIVGVLNAFAVIALVAAGFGIINTLLMSVQERTREIGLMKAMGMGGGKVYTLFSLEAVFIGFLGSAIGAGVAILLGTGISNVLAGTVLKDLPGLQIMQFAPSSVATIILVVMFIAFLAGTLPARRAARQNPIEALRYE, encoded by the coding sequence ATGAACTTCCTCGACCTGCTCCGCACCGCGGTCTCGAACACCTTCCGGTCGAAGCTGCGCACGACCCTGACCGTCATCGCGATCTTCATCGGCGCCTTCACGATCACGCTGACCTCGGCGATCGGCACGGGAGTCAGCAACTACATCGACACCCAGGTCTCGTCGATCGGCGACACCGGTTCCCTGACCATCACGAAGGCCGTCGACACCGCGTCGACCGACAGCGGGCCGGCGGAGTACGACCCCGACGAGTCCGGCCAGAGCGTGGACCGCGGCCCCGCGTCGTTCTCGTACCTGTCGCAGTCCGACGTCGACGACATCCGCGCGATCGACGGCATCAAGAGCATCCGTCCCGCGGTCGCGCTCGCTCCGAAGTACGCCGAGCACGATGACGACGGCAAGTACGTCGTCTCGCTGACCGCCAACGCCGGCGAACTCGACGCCGACCTGGCGAGCGGGAAGCAGCTCGACGACGACACCGATGCGAACCAGGTGATCCTGCCGACGAACTACCTGGAGAACCTCGGACTCGGCAGCGCGAAGGCCGCCGTCGGCAAGGAACTCACCTTCGCGGTGGACGACTACCAGGGCAAGGAGCACACCCTCACCGCGACGGTGGTCGGTGTGCAGAACGAGTCGCTGTTCGGCGGCGGTGCCGGGGCGAACGCCGCGCTCACCGACGCGATGCAGGCCGCGCAGGAGATCGGCAAGCCGGACTCGATCGCGACCTCGTACGCCAGCGCCACCGCGACGCTCGACTCCGGGGCCTCCGCGACCACGGTCAAGAAGGCGCTGTCGGACGACGGGTTCCTCGGGCAGACCATCCAGGACCAGCTCGGACAGTTCCAGACCGTCATCAGCGGCATCGTCGGGGTCCTGAACGCCTTCGCCGTCATCGCCCTGGTGGCAGCGGGCTTCGGCATCATCAACACGCTCCTGATGAGCGTGCAGGAGCGCACCCGCGAGATCGGCCTGATGAAGGCGATGGGCATGGGCGGCGGAAAGGTCTACACGCTGTTCTCGCTCGAGGCGGTCTTCATCGGGTTCCTCGGCAGCGCCATCGGAGCCGGTGTCGCGATCCTGCTCGGCACCGGCATCTCGAACGTGCTCGCCGGCACGGTGCTCAAGGACCTGCCGGGCCTGCAGATCATGCAGTTCGCACCGAGTTCGGTGGCGACGATCATCCTCGTCGTGATGTTCATCGCGTTCCTCGCCGGCACCCTCCCCGCACGCCGCGCCGCGCGGCAGAACCCGATCGAGGCGCTCCGGTACGAGTAG
- a CDS encoding ABC transporter ATP-binding protein, protein MTTPVLEARDLARTYGRGPTRFDALKGVSLQVHQGESLAIVGKSGSGKSTLMHLLALLDKPSTGQVLLDGTDAATLGARQVNRTRNSTFGFVFQQFFLTPKTSVLDNVVLPLKIAGVSGAERKRRGMAALDSLGLADKAKNDANDLSGGQKQRVVIARALVGEPSVIFADEPTGNLDTNTGQVVEDMLFGLQRERGITLVVVTHDEELAARCDRSVNVRDGLIVGGSDGTPTAGAAVDQQATHGRHSA, encoded by the coding sequence ATGACCACTCCCGTGCTCGAGGCCCGTGACCTCGCCAGGACCTACGGCCGAGGCCCGACGCGGTTCGACGCGCTCAAGGGGGTGTCACTCCAGGTGCACCAGGGCGAGAGCCTGGCGATCGTCGGCAAGTCCGGTTCGGGCAAGTCGACGCTCATGCACCTGCTCGCACTGCTCGACAAGCCGTCGACCGGGCAGGTCCTGCTCGACGGCACCGATGCGGCGACCCTCGGCGCGCGACAGGTGAACCGCACGCGCAACAGCACCTTCGGGTTCGTGTTCCAGCAGTTCTTCCTGACCCCCAAGACCTCGGTCCTCGACAACGTCGTGCTGCCGCTCAAGATCGCGGGCGTCTCCGGAGCCGAACGGAAGCGCCGCGGCATGGCGGCGCTCGACTCCCTCGGTCTGGCCGACAAGGCGAAGAACGACGCCAACGACCTGTCCGGCGGGCAGAAGCAGCGCGTGGTCATCGCACGCGCGCTGGTCGGCGAGCCGAGCGTCATCTTCGCCGACGAGCCGACCGGCAACCTCGACACGAACACCGGGCAGGTGGTCGAGGACATGCTCTTCGGCCTGCAGCGCGAACGCGGGATCACGCTCGTCGTGGTCACGCACGACGAAGAACTCGCCGCCCGCTGCGACCGCAGCGTCAACGTCCGCGACGGACTCATCGTCGGTGGATCGGACGGCACGCCCACCGCCGGTGCCGCCGTCGACCAGCAGGCCACGCACGGAAGGCACTCCGCATGA
- a CDS encoding ATP-binding cassette domain-containing protein, whose protein sequence is MSSTDSATTTAPDGDVTGRSILLDEVTKRYPGQSKPAVDGITLEIPAGKIVMLVGPSGCGKTTTLKMINRLIEPTEGRIVVGDDDVTGIDADELRRRMGYVIQAGGLFPHMTVAANIAIVPKMLGWSKEKIAARVDELLDLVSLDPDTYRDRYPRELSGGQQQRVGVARALAADPPVLLMDEPFGAVDPITRQRLQDELLRIQEELHKTIVIVSHDFDEAVKLGDWIVIFTEGAHIVQYDTPERILAEPANEFVENFIGSGAGLKQLTLNRVRDVEVVSAVTCSPGEEAKAVLQRMQEAGGHGHAVVVDRRQRPIGWPSRRQLERLDRIPDGVDPELPIVGEASTLNDALDTMLVSSAGAALVTGRGEAFRGVITVEVVMEAITRSRAAAADDRAYTPVGTNTNQIETLPSSPAAPVIAPSGEDL, encoded by the coding sequence GTGTCCAGCACTGACTCCGCCACCACCACCGCGCCCGACGGGGACGTCACCGGCCGCAGCATCCTGCTCGACGAGGTCACCAAGCGGTACCCCGGGCAGTCGAAGCCCGCCGTCGACGGCATCACCCTCGAGATCCCGGCCGGCAAGATCGTCATGCTCGTCGGCCCGTCCGGCTGCGGCAAGACGACGACCCTCAAGATGATCAACCGCCTGATCGAGCCCACCGAGGGCCGCATCGTCGTCGGTGACGACGACGTGACCGGCATCGACGCCGACGAGCTCCGCCGCCGGATGGGCTACGTGATCCAGGCCGGCGGGCTCTTCCCGCACATGACCGTCGCGGCGAACATCGCGATCGTGCCGAAGATGCTCGGCTGGTCGAAGGAGAAGATCGCGGCGCGCGTCGACGAGCTGCTCGACCTCGTCTCGCTCGATCCCGACACCTACCGCGACCGCTACCCCCGCGAACTCTCCGGCGGCCAGCAGCAGCGCGTCGGCGTCGCCCGGGCGCTCGCGGCGGACCCTCCCGTCCTGCTGATGGACGAGCCGTTCGGTGCGGTCGACCCGATCACCCGGCAGCGTCTGCAGGACGAGCTCCTGCGCATCCAGGAAGAGCTGCACAAGACGATCGTCATCGTCAGCCACGACTTCGACGAGGCCGTGAAGCTCGGCGACTGGATCGTCATCTTCACCGAGGGCGCCCACATCGTGCAGTACGACACCCCGGAGCGGATCCTGGCGGAGCCGGCGAACGAGTTCGTCGAGAACTTCATCGGCTCGGGCGCCGGGTTGAAGCAGCTCACCCTGAACCGCGTCCGCGACGTCGAGGTCGTCTCCGCGGTGACCTGCTCCCCCGGCGAAGAGGCGAAGGCCGTCCTGCAGCGCATGCAGGAGGCAGGAGGCCACGGGCACGCCGTCGTGGTCGACCGTCGGCAGCGGCCGATCGGCTGGCCGTCGCGCCGGCAGCTCGAGCGTCTCGACCGGATCCCGGACGGCGTCGACCCGGAGCTGCCCATCGTGGGCGAGGCCTCGACGCTCAACGACGCGCTCGACACCATGCTCGTCTCGAGCGCCGGGGCCGCACTGGTCACCGGTCGGGGCGAGGCGTTCCGCGGTGTCATCACGGTCGAGGTCGTCATGGAGGCCATCACCCGGTCGCGTGCGGCAGCGGCCGACGACCGCGCGTACACGCCGGTCGGCACGAACACCAACCAGATCGAGACGCTGCCGTCCTCGCCGGCCGCGCCCGTGATCGCGCCCTCCGGGGAAGACCTGTGA